Genomic segment of Alphaproteobacteria bacterium:
TGAGCGTACGTACCAGTTGCCGCTGCCTTGCGTCGAGCCCCGCCTGCGTGCCTTCGAAAATTTCGGCGATGCCGGAAATGGCGGTAAGGGGCGTGCGGATCTCGTGGCTCATATGGGCAAGGAAGTCGGTCTTGGCGCGGTTGGCTTTTTCCGCGCGCTCCTTGGCCTTCTCGAGCTTTTCTTCGTACGCCTTTATGTGCGTGATATCGGTATGAGCGCCAACCAGCCTGTAAGCTTGTCCCGCGTCGTCGTAAAGCGCGCGGCCCCTGGCGTTGATCCAGACCCAACGTCCGGTTTTGTGACGCATGCGGAAGACGCTCAGGTATTCGCCGATTTCGCCGCTGCGGTATTGTTCTATCTGCCCCAGCACACGTTCCTTGTCGTCCGGATGCAGCAGCTCATGCATCGCCTGCATGCCATTTACGGGAAGGTCGTCATAGCCCAGCATGGCAAGGTATTGCTTGGAATAGAATGCCTTGTCGCGGGCGAAATTCCATTCAAAAAAACCGTCGCTTGCCCCTTCGATAGCAAGACGGAACGCATCTTCGGATTCAACAAGATTGCGCTCCGCCCGGTCGCGCCCGATGCGTGCGGCTAAATACCAAGCATTGATGATCATGAACAATATGGCCGTCACCATGCAGGCGATCAGCAGCCGTTGACGGTTGTGCAAGCGCTGCTGCGCCATGCCCATGCGCATGTCTCCCAAGGTCTTCTGCGCATCCAGAAGCATGTCCTTATTTACCCGGATCATATTATCGCGAATGGTTTCAGCGCTCAGGACCGGGCTTTGTTTACGTACCGGCACAGCTGGCAGGCTTTCCTGCGCGTCAAGGCGTTTTGAATACTCCAGGAAATAGGATTGCAGTTCATCCAGTTTGGCGGACTGCTCGGGCATGACCTGCATCAGCTTGTTCATGTCGGCGAGGATGTCGGATACCTCCGCCTTTGCGATGGTATAGTCTGTCACGAATTTGCGGTCGCCAGAGAGCGCATAGCCGCGTACGCTCGCCAGCATGCGTTCAATGCGGGGCGTGATGTCCTGGTTCTTGCGCACGATGCTTTCTGTATGCTCGATCCAGGTGACCTGGTTATCGACTGTACGCGCGCCGAGCAGCAGCAGGCCAGCAATGACACCGAAACTGCCCAGAATAAGCAGCAGGAATAGCCCGTAATTCCGGTATTTGTTGATCAGCGGTATCAGGCTGTTGATTGTCATCTGTCTTTTTTCGTTAAAGAATTTCGATGCACTAAATATATAAAAAAAATGATGCTCCGCAGAGCATCATTTTCTTCTTTATTCCATATTGTACATATCGCTTATACCGGCGGTGCCTTGCCGCGCAGCGCGTGAACGGCATACGCAACAATAAACAGCACCAGGAAAGCAATAAACAGGATGCGTGCGATTTCAACTGAAAGGATGGCCAAACCACCAAATCCCAGAAATGCAGCAATAAGTGCGAGTATCAGGAATGAAAATGCCCACTGCAACATGATCGCCTCCTCTTATTTTGTTGTTAATTGACAAAGAGATAGCCGCTTTTGGCACCCTCTTTCCAGCCATTCCAACTATTCACGGTTTCAACTGGTTCCATGAGGGATTTAGGGGAACTTATTATTATCGCACGTCGTTCGCCATTCAAGCAGGAGGAGCCGTACGGTGACGGTAGCAAGGCAAATGAGCGACGACGTAACGGATTACGATATTCAGTCACTGGTCGATGGCCAGCTTGAACCAGAGGAAGAGAAGCGCATCTGGCGCTATATCGAACAGAACGCCCTACACATGCGTCGCTACGAAGAACTTGTCGCGCAGAAAAAGCTGCTGCTGATGTGGTGGGCGGCAGAAAATTCGGTCGAACCCCAGGACAAAGAGCTGGATCCCCGATTATACGTCGTGCAGTCGAGTGAAAAGCATTAACAAGATCGACAAAGGAGCATGTCATGCGTACAGGATTTCCCGGCATCATCGCTCTTCTCCTCGTGGTTGCGGTGATTTTGTATTCCTTCGTCGAACCGGGCGCAGCCCGCGAGACAACCGAGGAAATCCGCCAGAGCGTGCGTGAAGGTGTCCGCGACACCAAGGACCATATTGATTACGGCGTTGCCGCTGCCAGGAAGGACGTTGAAACCATCAAATCGGATTTACGAGAAGGAGGTTACAATGATCGAAAAAAATAACCCGGTCGTCCGTGAAGCGGTTGGCATTTTCAACGACGCTGCCAACCTGCAGCATGCGCTTGACGCGTTGGAAGAACAGGGATTCATGCGGCAGGAAATCAGCATTTTCGCCAACGATCTGGCGCCCGTGCCCGCCGATGACATCACGCCGCGTCATGCGGATGCGGTAAAGGACGATCCTTCGGTTCCTCGCCAAGTGTTCATTCCCATCGAGATCATGGGCGAAGTCGAGGGTGCGCTGATCGGCGCGCCAATGTATATCGGTGCGGTTGCGGGCGCTATTTCGGCGGCCGCCGCGGGATTTGCGATTGCCGTCGTGGTCGTGTCTGCAATCGTCTTGGGGCTGGCCGGGGGCGTGCTTGGCTATTTTGCCGCTGCATGGATACGCCGCAAATACGACCGCGCTATCGATGCGCAAATGCAGCGCGGCGGTATCGTGCTGTGGGTGGCGGTTCGCGCAGCCAGCATGCAGGAAATCGCGCTGGAAGTATTGCGTAAGCATTCTGCGTATGACGTCCACCTGCACGACGTTCCCCTGCACGGCGGCGCAAAAGTTCACTAATACAATTTATTAGTGGATAGGGCGCTTGTACCTTCGGTTCAGCTGCTATTTTATGGCACATATTATTTTCCCGAACATTTGAAAACGGAATTCCCCTCGATACTGAAACCCTCAATAGGCTCAACGGTTTGCTAAATGCCCAACCGGCTATAGCTTATGACAGGGGGCTGTAGTAAACTTAAGGAATAGCCGAATATTACGGGCACAGGCGATCGGCATGGTCGGTCAGGGCGAAAAAGAACACATGGACAACTCTATCAGGGCTCAGGCGATGCCTGACGAAGCACCGGTTGCGGCACCTTCGGGCGCAACTCTCGATTTCAAGCAAATGACCGAACATTGCAACAACTACAAGGGCGCCGACCTGAAGAAGAGCCTTTGGCAGCTGTTCAGCACGAGCGCGATCTTTTTCAGCAACATGGCGGCTATTTTCGCGGCAGCGCATTACGGCCATTATTTCCTGACATTCCTGCTGATGATACCGGCGGGCCTGCTTTTGATCCGCATGTTCATCATCCAGCATGACTGCGGACATGGTTCTTTCTTCAACCAGAAATGGGCGAACGACCTTGTCGGGCGCGCGATCAGCGTGCTGACCTTCACGCCTTACGACCTGTGGCGCCGCACGCACAACCTGCACCATGCTGGTTCGGGCAACCTTGACCGCCGTGGCAGCGGCAGCGTCGATACCCTGACCGTCAAGGAATATCAGGCGATGTCGCCGGGACGCCAGCGCTTCTACCGCTTTTATCGCCACCCGCTGACGCTGCTGGTTTTCGGGCCGCCCCTGTATGTGTTGTTCTTCCAGCGTTTCCCGCCGGCGAAGAATTTCCTGTCCATGCCGAAATATCACACGCCGCCCACCAGCCAGACGCTGCCCAGCGTGCTCGGTCTCAACCTGGCGATGCTCGCCTGTTATGGCGTTGCGGGTTATTTCCTTGGCTATGCGCAAGTTGCCATCATTTATCCCGCGACGCTGGTGATGGCGTACTGGCCGGGCCAATGGCTGTTCTTCATGCAGCACCAGTTCGAAGACACCCATTGGGAATACGGGCCCAAATGGAGCTATGCCGAAGCCGCCGTCATGGGCAGCTCGTATTACAAACTGCCGAAGATACTGCAATGGTTCACCGGCAATATCGGTTTCCACCACATCCACCACCTGAACGCGTCGATCCCGAACTACAAGCTCGAGGATTGCCACAATGCCTATGCGGATTTCGAGAAGGTCAACACGCTGAACATCCGCCAGAGCTTGAAATGCGCGAACCTTGCCCTGTGGGACGAAGACAGCCGCAAGCTGATCCGCTTCAAGGACCTGCCGCCCAAGCTGAAGGTCGTCTAAGCACGTTCTGGATTGACTATTAAACAGCAACGCCGCCATCCGTCTTATGACCGATGGCGGCGTTGCTGTTTTTAGCGCCGGTTATCCCGCAAAACCCGGAAATTTACGCGAGACGCCGGGCTGGTTCTTTCCCGGCAGTGTCAGCTCCAGCATTTTGTCGATGGTGGTGGTGCCGACATTCCGCGTCGTGCGCACGCGTTCTTCCACCCCGTCGAGGCTAAAGGGCACTGCCGCGCCGCCCGGGATGGGGATGCCGCGCGATATCTCGGGCACGAAGTTTACCTCGACCCCCATCTGGCGCATCTTGAAGTGGCCGGCCAGGAAATCGACGATATTGTTGATCGAAAACTCGACGCAGAAATTGGACGCAAGGCCGCCGACATTGATGACGACATCTTCAATGCCCTGCTGCTTGAATTTTTGAGCGACGGACTTGAAGACATCCCATGCGCCTGTCATCGTCTCGCCATCGTTTTCGACGCCGATGCCGTAACTGTCCACTTCGCTGTCGGCACCCTTGCGCACGACATAGAATTCGTTGCCAGTCGTGGCATCGCGATGATAGATCGTACGGCTCATCAGGTCGCCGTTCAGCTTGTCCTGCAGTTCCTTGGGCAGTTGCATATCGGCGGGGTACAGGCTGCTGTCGGTGCCCTGTACGCCATGTTTCGTCCACAGCGTCTGGGTCGAAAGCAAGCGGCCAGCGGCGCGGTATCCGTCAAAGCTATTGTCCATATATTCATCGAGCACTTTCGTGACGCGGCCGCGGTCTTTTTCCGAAGGCGCAAGCCCGGAAGATGTTTCGACCGCCACCTTGCGGATGCGCCCGTCTTGTTCTTTCAGCCCGATGATGTCGCGGTTTTCATCGAACACGATTTCAGCGAAAGGGAAGGGGACGGGCGGGTTTTCAAAACCGTTGAAGAAGTGCACGGGCTGTTGCGCCTGAAGCTTCAGCGTCGCAGCATCGGGTACCGGCTGGCCGTTTTCGGTCAGAAATTCGCGGAATTTGGCGATGCGGTATTCCATCACGCCAGGGTGGTTCACCATGAAGCTGATATGGTTTGCCGGGTGATAATCCTGCCCCAGAATGAACACGCTGTCGCGGCTCTGTGCGATAATGTCGCCCATCAGCGCGGTGACTTCCTCGCCCTTTGGTACATACAGCACGCCGCCGGTGGCGTCCGTCAGCGACAGGTCTAAAAAACCGCGCTCCGGGTCGATGAACACGTTGATGGCCGCGGTTTTCTTGCCGTTGATGATTTTCATTTTTTCAATCCTGCTGCCGTGTTGTTGCCACCGTCAAAGCGTTCCTTGTATTCGCCAACGCCAGCACCGCCTGATGCGTGGCCCAGATGCCGCTGTTCCACGGCGGCGCGCTGGTCGAACAGCTTGCGGTCCAGATAAACCGGTATGCGTCCGGGTTCGGGCGGCAGCGATTTTTCAATCGCCGCGATATCGAGGTTCAGCAGCGACTGGCCAGCTTTTTTGGCCGCGTTGAAGGCGGCGACCAATTTTTCCTTGAGAACCTCCGCACGCGGGCGGCGCACCTGCCGCACATTGTCAGGCAACGTGTCCAGTTGCGTCTTGATGCGTTTTTCGAGCGCCGCAAGGTCGGTCGTAAACTTGCCGCTGCCGGGATGCGTTTCTTTCTGTGCGGGCGCAGGCATCACCAGCTGGCCGTTTTCATCAAACACTGCAACCAGCGAGTCACGCGAGATCAGGTTAGCAGGTGACGTTTTCACATCCTTGAAATCGCGCAGGTTGATCATTTCACCGGCGGGATCAAGGCCTAGAGTCTGGTCATACACAACCACATGCGACAGCTTGCCATCGGTGCTGTAAAAACGGCGTGAATTGATGACACCGGGGTTGGATGATTTGACAGGCGCGTTCGAGGCGACCTTCATCACCGGGGTTTTCTGGATGTCGGCAGGGATGTCTTCACCATCCAGCACATCCATATAGACGGACGAGGCCTTATAGACGAGGCCGAGCGGGGGTACATGCGATCCGGCGGTGCCGATGCCCCATGATTTGAAGAACGCGCCTGCCGCGCGCATTTCCTGAGCTGAATATTCGTCGATGCCGTCGGCGGCGGAAACAAAAACTTTCGACTTCTCTGCGTGCTTGAGCAGTTCTTCATGGCTCATGCCGCTGACCTTAGCGGGGTCGAGGCCGTCGATAAAACCTTCTTCGGCAAAACGACGCAGCGCGATTTTAGAATATTCGACGATATCGCCGGAATCAAAGCGGATGCCGTAATTGGCCCCCAGCCCCAGCGCATGCAGTTCCTTGATCACCTGAATGGCGTTTTCCATCCCCTGAACGGGATCGTAAGTATCGACCAGCAGAATGCCGCTTTCGGGGTGGGCGAAGGCGAAGCTGCGGAAAGCGTCTTCCTTCAGCGCCCAGCGCAATTCGCGCACCTTGCCTTCGTCGCTCAGGCGGAACAGGTCGGCCATCGGCGCTTTGCCGATTTCCGCACCATGGGTCATCACCCAGGCATGGTCCATTGTGCCGGCAAAGGGCTGGGCGAACATTTTTGCTGCTGTGCCGGTGGACGATGATTTATAGCCGCCGGCGCCAAGGCTGCGCGAGGATTCCAGCATTGCGCCCAAACCGGGGCCGCGTCGCATGCCCTGCGCGCTGGCCTGGCCGCGCGGTGATCCGTTTTCCAGTTCTTCTTCGACCACGCTTGCCTGATGCGCGCCCTGTGTCATATAGCCGCTATGACCGTTGATAATGCCAAGCGCGACGGATTCCAGCATCTTCACCTGCGCGATCGGGCCAGACACGCGCAACACGGGCTCCTGCGGGAAGAAAACCTCACCTTCGGGCAGCGCCTCGATCTTCAGCCTGAATTCCATTTCGCTTAAGTACTGGATAAACGCTTCGGGGAATACCGGCTTGCCGCTCGGGCGTTTCTGGCTGCGCAGGAAATTCAGGTCGTCTTCGGTGAAGCCAAAGGTCTGCCAGCGCTGCACGATGTCGATCAGGCCTTCCAGCCCGCCCGCAATACTATACCCCGCGCCCGCCGCTTCCTTGCGGCCGAACATATAGAAGGTGGATGGGTTGTCCGCACGGCCCTCCAGCCAATAGCCGTATGCTGTGGTGAAGTGGTATTTATCAGTCAGCAGCGGTGTCGTTTGATCGACATCATATGTATCGGCGATAAAACCCATCTCGCACCAGCCATTTTCTTTAATTTAATCAGTTGTTTAGTAGGTGATTCCGGCGACTCTATAGCATTGTTATGGCAAAGTCAAACCTTATAATCAATATGAGCAGAAGTCAGCGTCATTTGCAAGGTTTCAAGCGCCGCCGCGAATTGATAAAGTGGCGCATGTCCAAACCCGATAAAAACGCCGTGCTGCTGATTACCGCCTTCGAGCCTTTCGACGGCGCGGCCACGAATGCGTCGCTGATCCTGCTGGAAAAACTGAAACAGCAAGACTGGCAGGGGCGTGTGGTCTTTTTCGGCCCTGTGCCGGTGTCGTTCGACGAGGCATGGCCGCTGATCCGGCAAGAAATGGCGAACCACCCGGATATCGAAGGTGTGCTGGCATTAGGGCAGGCGGAAGGACGCAAGAATATCAGTCTCGAGCGTGTCGCGCTCAACTGGAAAAATGCCAGTATTCCCGACAACACCGGCGCGCAGCCCCGCAACAAGCGTGTCATCGCAGGCGGACCGGACGCGCTGTCAACGACCTTTCCCTGGCAGAAACTGGGCGATTCACCGGACTGGCAAAAATCCTATTCGGCGGGCACTTACGTGTGCAACACGCTTATGTACCAGTTGCTGGACTGGAGCTTGCGCGAAGGAAAAATCGCCGGTTTCGTGCATGTGCCGCTACTGGCATCACAAAATGCCGACCGGCATTTCGATGCGGAAACCCCGCGCATGAAGGATGACACTGCCCTGGCGGCAATGACGCGCATCATCGATTTTTCGCTGGAAACGATTGATACGCGGCTTGCGGCAATGCCTGCGCCCGCAGCGCCGCGCAAGAGCAGGGATAACCCGCCCAGCGTTTAACAGCGGCGTTTCTTCAGGCTTTCCACCGTCATCAAAACAACGGATTCCGCCGGTGTCATGCGCTCCGCTTCCTCGAACAGCTGATGACAGATATCGGCGTAGGAAAACTGCATGATGTTCTGGTGATGCAGTAGATATTCGACATAGCGAATGGAACGGTCGATCAGTTTTTTATTGCTGGGTTTCACCCATGTCATCACATTGCTTTCAAACCGCCCGTGCCGCCCCATGACCAGCGTGGAATGCATGTTCAGCGCGATTTTCAGGAACAGATGCTCGAACAACGGGTGCAGGCTAGTCACATCTACGTTGTGGCGGAGGTTGCCAAGGCTGAATTGCATCTCATTCCCTTGCCGTTCGATGCGGAAGGTATGCAGTTTCGCGGAAGCGGTGCGTTTCTCACGCTGCCGCCGCGCTTGCGCGGAGAAATCGAAACCGATCAACCGGCTGCGCCCCGCTACCGCCCGCAATTCATCCCATTCAATCGCAATCGGGTCACGCAGCAGTAATGCCTGCCACGCGGCTTCGGAATTCCCGGTGTGCGGCAGCGTAAAATACGACAGCGCGGGGGCGCGTGCGGGATCGTTGGCGTTTTCAAAGGCAAGCAGCGAGAAAGTGGGCGAACGCTCGGTCGTATCGGTCACGATCGTCATGCCGTAATCATTGGTTTCATACAGCAGGTACTCCCCCGCCGCGTAAATGCGCGATTCCTCGGCAATAAAATCCTGCAGGAAAGAGAGGTCGGTTTCCTGCACAAAGGACAGGAATTCGGCGATATCCGCCTGCAGCAGCGCCGCGCCTGCGCCCAGCATTAATGCCGTGCTGGCCTGCATCCGCGTGCTGCCGGACAACGCCATGGGGCCGACAAACAGGCATATTTTCTCGATGCGGTCATTCTCCAGCACCAGGCGGGAGCGTTCCACCTGTTCATGCAGCGCATGATCCGGGTTGCAATACAGGAAAAACGGCTTGCGAGAAGATATCCGCGCAGCTTCCTCCGTCGCGCCGATCACAGACGGCGTTTCCCCGCCTTCGGTGCAGCTGACCAGCAGGTCATGCGGCCCGAAACCGATCTCGCGCAGCTGACGCGCGCCGAATTCGGGGTGATCCTCGAAATTTTCAATGGAGTGGACAAGCGCAAGATCGCCGCCGCTCATGAAGCCCATGACATTATTTGCTTCCGGCCGCCCGCGATGGATAAAGCGCCAGATATATTCAATTGACAGCGACAGCCGCCCTGTCGCGCCGCAGCCATAGAAAAAGACGCGGTTCCCGGCGGCAAAGGTATCGCGGATCGACGCTTCGAGTTTTGTCAGCTCCGGCACTTTCGCCAATACATCCTTTATCACCCCGACATCAATGTCTGTCATGATGCGCAGGGCTTCGGGAATATTGTTGCGCGACAGGTCGGCCAGTTCATAGGTCAGCGGATGCCGTTGTTCGGTCGGCAGCGACCCCAGCTGGAACTTGGCCGCCACCGCCAAAAATTCATCCGCCTTTTGCCGCGCCGTGGTCATGCGAAGGTCCAAGATCTTTCGGTATAGGCATCATGTCCGGCAACTTTTTCATACGAAAAGCTGTCGCGGATAAAGGTGTCGTAATCCGGATAGATGGATACCATCTGGCTTTCATAGGCGGCAAGGCTGTGATACATGGCCTTCAGTTCGTTCTCGGTCGCTACCAGCGTTTCGCTCGTCGCCTTTAATTTGCCGGTTGATGCCACATCCAGCGCCGCCAGATACATGGGCAGCGTTTCATGGCGGCGGTCGGCGGGCACGAAATGGGTCAGGTAGTAATAATCGCCCAATGCCCCTTCCATCTGCTCGCGGCTGACGCGGGGCAGGACAGCGTCGCTGCCAATCTCGTTCATGCGCCCCTGCAAAATGCCCGGCCAGAGGATATAGGGACGGTCTTCGTAATATTTCACAGGCACGGATTTGATGCGCCGCCCCGCCTCATGTGCGATACGGTGATCGATGTGCGTACCGGCGGCGAGCGGAAAGACTGCGAGTTCGATGCCGTGTTCCTTGAAAAAACCTTCCAGCCGCTGCGTCACATGGGCAAGGAAGGTTTCCGGCACGTCCTTCATATCGCCCAGGAACAGTTCTTTTGTCGATTTATAGCGCGCGTCGCGGTCAGGTGCGTCGAACTCGTCGAGGATATAGCCGGCCGCGCCGATGCGTGCCATGGCTTCTTTTTCTTCCGCTGCGCGGCGAGTGTCGTTCTTTCCCTTGGTGAAGATATCGACCACAAGGATTTCGTCGCCCGCCGCCACGCGCCGTTGCATGAAAATGCCGCAGGACAGCACAGCGTCGTCGATATGGGGCGATACGATGCAGATTTTCATGGCGGGGCTGTTCCTTCCGGTAATATCGGCTATTATATACCAAGCCTTTTCCCTGATGGAGAGCCTTTTATGCAGGCCGACAGCCCCCACGCCCTGATCCGCGAAATGCTGGAAACGCCTGCCATCTTGCGCCGTTTTGATTCGACGCAAATAGCGGGCTGGGCGGATGCCATGTCCGGCAAACGCCTGCTGGTGACGGGGGAGGGGTCGAGCCGTATTTTCCCCGCCAAAAACCTGATCGCCCGCGCCCTGAAAACCGGCCATAAGCTGAGTATCGTAACCGAAGGCGCCCGGCAGGCGGCAGAATATGACCTGCGCGGATTTAACGTGCTGGCGGGCAGCAATAGCGGGCGTACGCGGGAATTAATCGCCCTGTGCGAAAAACTGCAGGCCGATAAAATCGATTGTTACGCGGTGACGGCAAACGGCGGCAGCCCGCTGACCACGGTTGCGACCGACAGCCGCATCCTGACCTGCGGAGCGGAAAAAGCCGTTGCCGCGTCCAAAAGCGTCGTCGAACATGCGCTGGTCTACCAGTCGCTGCTGGGCGGAAATGAATGGCGGCATCAGGCGCAGGCGGCGGAATATTGCGGCATGGTATTGGCGCAAACTCTCGCGCCCGGCGTGCTGGATCCTATTGCAGCTGCACCCGTCATTTATTTCTCCGGCCGCAACAATGGTGTCGCCGAGGAATTGACGCTAAAGGCGAACGAGATTGCACGCCGTAAGAGCGACTATCTGGAGGGGACCTATGCCCTGCACGGTATCGAGGAAGTGATGCGGCAGGATGAAGTCGTCATTCTGATCGATCCCTTCACCGCCGAAATCGAAAAATACCAGAAGGTGCTGGAGCAGGGGACCGGCATCAGGATCATCGCCATTTCGGCGCAGGACACGCCCTTTGATACCATCCGCATCCCCGCGCTTGACGGGTTCGATGCCTATTTCCAGCTGTTGGCGGGCTGGAATATCCTTGTTTCCGTTGGCATGGCCTGCGGCATCGATATCGACAAGCCGGAACGTGTGCGCAAGGTGGGCAATGCGATCTGAGCTTGAAACGGGGCAAAAAAAACCCCGCATTTCTGCGGGGTTTTTCTTTTTCGCGACTGCCCAAAGGCAATCTTGAATAATTAGCCGATAGCCGCCGACTTCAGTTTTTTCAGGGGGCGGATTTTCACGCGGACGGAAGCGGGCTTCGCAGCTGCTTTCATCATTTCGCCCGTGGCGGGGTTACGGATCAGGGTGCCTGCTTTGCGAGCGGGAACTTTGCGCAGGGTGACTTTCATCAGGCCGGGCAGGATGAACGTGCCAGCGCCTTTGGGATGAACGGAACCCAGCAGGGTGTTTTCGAGGGTCGCGAGAACGCCGGCAGCTTGTTTGCGGCTCAGTTCGTTCTGTTCAGCGAGCAGGGTCACGAGGCCCGATTTCGTCAGCGTTTGCTTGACGGGGGTGAGTGCTGCGGGAGCTGCTTTTTTCGCAGATGCTTTTTTCTTAGCCATGATTGTATGTCTCTCTTCTGTTGGGTTTGTAGGGGTATTAAGTGTGATTCTATGCTGTTTCACGCAGCGTGGCCAGCCTCTTTGTAAAAACTCGTCACTACATGCGTGAGAATCTTATCTCACGATAACGTGCATTTTACCAAGGGTTTTTCGCATTTCTCATTATGTCCAATATGCGCCGGAGCTGTAAATGACGGGGTTTTTGACTCAATTCGCGCAGACGCGGCAAGGCGCACGGCGCATGGCAGTGCAATAAAAATACCCACGCACCCTGCGCTGCCGATCGCGGCATATATGTGTTTGGATACGTTATTTGCAGGGTTTTGCGCGTATTTATATTCTTAAATCTGTAGTGCATCGGATTGAACTAACAGCGTATTTTTCAACATATCCACAGGTGATCCGAGCTGCTGCGGCGCTGCTGTTACAAGCGTGCGCACGCATTTACGCGGATGTTGGCGGCCGTGATTGTACCTCCGGACTGCCCTGCAGCGCGCACCATTCGGATGTCGGCGGTGCTCTTCAGGATGCCGCCAAAAGCCGTTATTTACGGTATTTTCGGGGTGTTTTAAATGGGGCCTTACCGCCTTGCCGGCCGCGTTTTGTCTGTTCAGGCTATAAAAACGCCGCGAATCTGGTTGCGGTGTGCGCCGCGCTATGATGACATTGACGGGTATTTTTTGACGTTCGGGGAGTTTTTCAGCCATGCTTTGCATCCGTTCATTTGCCGTTGCTGTCGTCTTGTCTGCGGTTTTGCCGTTGCAGGCGATGGCGGAAACCGCTGTTGGTACACTGAAAACGCTGGCAGGAACGGCGCACCTGACGCATGCCGGGGCTGCACAGGCCATGAAAGAGGGCGATACGGTCGGCATGGACGACGTGGTTGAAACAGAGGCCGGTTCGCGCGCCGTTTTCAGCTTTGCCGACGGCGCAGAATTAGTCATGACCGGCAAGGGCAAGCTGGTGATTGACGAATATGTGTACGATACCGCGAAGACGGCGGGTAACAAGGCCGTGCTGGATGTGCTGGATGCCGCTTTTTCCTACACCGGCGGGGCAATGGACAAGGCCGCCAAGCCCGAGGTTAAATTAAACCTCGATTACGGCACGATCGGCATTCGCGGCACGAAACTGATCGGCGCGCGCCGCAACGGCATCACATGGGTCTATCTGTCCGAAGGCGGCGCGATATTCGAAAATGCGGGCGGCAAGACCGACATTACGCCCGGCTACGGCACGCGCATCCGCAGCAAGGCCGATGCCCCGGCGCCTGCCTATCTCTGGGGCGCTGAGGAAGTGGCGTGGCTGCAGCGGTTTGTCGATGACGCGGGCGCGCACGAAACGCCTGCCATGGCATCGAACATGTCATCCAAAAACATGGCGCAGGAACAGTTGCAAGCGGAAAATATGCCTGCGCTGTCTGCGCCTGCTTCCCCTGCCGCGCCGACAGCCGGCGGTGCCGCGCAAGGCAACGGAATGCCCGCGCGCAGCAGGGCCGCCGACAGCGTACCCGCAGCGGGTGCGCCGGCAGCCAAGGCGAAGCAATCCGTCAGGGCGGATGCGCAGGCTGAAATCGCGCTAGTGCGGGCGGCGGCCGGCAAAGACGGGCTTGTCGCCGAAGAAGCGGCAGATACGCTGCGGGTCACGACAGGCCAG
This window contains:
- a CDS encoding response regulator, whose product is MTINSLIPLINKYRNYGLFLLLILGSFGVIAGLLLLGARTVDNQVTWIEHTESIVRKNQDITPRIERMLASVRGYALSGDRKFVTDYTIAKAEVSDILADMNKLMQVMPEQSAKLDELQSYFLEYSKRLDAQESLPAVPVRKQSPVLSAETIRDNMIRVNKDMLLDAQKTLGDMRMGMAQQRLHNRQRLLIACMVTAILFMIINAWYLAARIGRDRAERNLVESEDAFRLAIEGASDGFFEWNFARDKAFYSKQYLAMLGYDDLPVNGMQAMHELLHPDDKERVLGQIEQYRSGEIGEYLSVFRMRHKTGRWVWINARGRALYDDAGQAYRLVGAHTDITHIKAYEEKLEKAKERAEKANRAKTDFLAHMSHEIRTPLTAISGIAEIFEGTQAGLDARQRQLVRTLSSSTASLKDLINDILDFSKIESGELDLYEKAFDLQDLFDQVVSIFSVKASEKGVRFTFDYSAVRGLQVVGDPVRLRQILINLIGNALKFTPQGSVTVVARSTGEGETAQLRIDVQDSGIGIAPENFALIFERFKQADSSVSRKYGGTGLGLPISLRLARLMGGNILVESKPAEGSLFTLILPLHLAEPAPVIVDEPDIDAEAGRPHDIRQKRVLVVDDYEGNIVILSYLLDAMKCPYDISRTGKEGLDKWLATRYDLVLMDVQMPEMDGFTATREIRRTEKERGSPRTPIIGMTAHALVGDREQCIDAGMDAYLPKPIVEAELRAKIYALLSTPQQV
- a CDS encoding DUF1328 domain-containing protein; protein product: MLQWAFSFLILALIAAFLGFGGLAILSVEIARILFIAFLVLFIVAYAVHALRGKAPPV
- a CDS encoding fatty acid desaturase, producing MVGQGEKEHMDNSIRAQAMPDEAPVAAPSGATLDFKQMTEHCNNYKGADLKKSLWQLFSTSAIFFSNMAAIFAAAHYGHYFLTFLLMIPAGLLLIRMFIIQHDCGHGSFFNQKWANDLVGRAISVLTFTPYDLWRRTHNLHHAGSGNLDRRGSGSVDTLTVKEYQAMSPGRQRFYRFYRHPLTLLVFGPPLYVLFFQRFPPAKNFLSMPKYHTPPTSQTLPSVLGLNLAMLACYGVAGYFLGYAQVAIIYPATLVMAYWPGQWLFFMQHQFEDTHWEYGPKWSYAEAAVMGSSYYKLPKILQWFTGNIGFHHIHHLNASIPNYKLEDCHNAYADFEKVNTLNIRQSLKCANLALWDEDSRKLIRFKDLPPKLKVV
- a CDS encoding pyroglutamyl-peptidase I; this encodes MSKPDKNAVLLITAFEPFDGAATNASLILLEKLKQQDWQGRVVFFGPVPVSFDEAWPLIRQEMANHPDIEGVLALGQAEGRKNISLERVALNWKNASIPDNTGAQPRNKRVIAGGPDALSTTFPWQKLGDSPDWQKSYSAGTYVCNTLMYQLLDWSLREGKIAGFVHVPLLASQNADRHFDAETPRMKDDTALAAMTRIIDFSLETIDTRLAAMPAPAAPRKSRDNPPSV
- a CDS encoding PIG-L family deacetylase, with protein sequence MKICIVSPHIDDAVLSCGIFMQRRVAAGDEILVVDIFTKGKNDTRRAAEEKEAMARIGAAGYILDEFDAPDRDARYKSTKELFLGDMKDVPETFLAHVTQRLEGFFKEHGIELAVFPLAAGTHIDHRIAHEAGRRIKSVPVKYYEDRPYILWPGILQGRMNEIGSDAVLPRVSREQMEGALGDYYYLTHFVPADRRHETLPMYLAALDVASTGKLKATSETLVATENELKAMYHSLAAYESQMVSIYPDYDTFIRDSFSYEKVAGHDAYTERSWTFA
- a CDS encoding sugar isomerase, yielding MQADSPHALIREMLETPAILRRFDSTQIAGWADAMSGKRLLVTGEGSSRIFPAKNLIARALKTGHKLSIVTEGARQAAEYDLRGFNVLAGSNSGRTRELIALCEKLQADKIDCYAVTANGGSPLTTVATDSRILTCGAEKAVAASKSVVEHALVYQSLLGGNEWRHQAQAAEYCGMVLAQTLAPGVLDPIAAAPVIYFSGRNNGVAEELTLKANEIARRKSDYLEGTYALHGIEEVMRQDEVVILIDPFTAEIEKYQKVLEQGTGIRIIAISAQDTPFDTIRIPALDGFDAYFQLLAGWNILVSVGMACGIDIDKPERVRKVGNAI
- a CDS encoding HU family DNA-binding protein, translated to MAKKKASAKKAAPAALTPVKQTLTKSGLVTLLAEQNELSRKQAAGVLATLENTLLGSVHPKGAGTFILPGLMKVTLRKVPARKAGTLIRNPATGEMMKAAAKPASVRVKIRPLKKLKSAAIG